Proteins from a single region of Apium graveolens cultivar Ventura chromosome 7, ASM990537v1, whole genome shotgun sequence:
- the LOC141672551 gene encoding putative indole-3-pyruvate monooxygenase YUCCA4: protein MSCFKEDTKGVWVDGAIIVGAGPSGLAVSACLKKNGITCLILERNDCLASLWQNRTYDFLKLHLPQNFCELPFFGFPKNFPKYPTKHHFISYIESYSQHFGIQPKFKQVVERAEFDSLSGFWRVYSQDCEYVSRWLVVATGENAEPFVPEIVGIESFDGPVVHTSEYKSGAEFKNQRVLVVGCGNSGMEVSMDLCKHNAIPHLVVRNSVHVLPREMFGCSTFGIAMTLLKWFPLRLVDKFLILMCNSILGKTEKLGLRRPKTGPIELKNATGKTPILDGGALSHIKSGNIKVMVGVKEITSNGAKFMDGQEREFDAIVLATGYKSNVPFWLKGSELFTQDGLQKTSNGSVWKGEEGLYTVGFSKRGLLGTASDALNIARDIADQLKKFKDCKNSCSSVAIL from the exons atgagcTGTTTTAAAGAAGACACAAAAGGTGTTTGGGTTGATGGAGCAATCATAGTTGGTGCAGGACCATCAGGCCTTGCAGTCTCAGCTTGTTTAAAGAAAAATGGCATCActtgtttgattcttgaaagaaATGATTGTTTAGCATCATTATGGCAAAACAGAACTTATGACTTTCTCAAACTTCACCTCCCTCAGAACTTTTGTGAGCTGCCCTTTTTTGGCTTTCCTAAAAACTTCCCAAAGTACCCTACAAAACATCACTTCATTTCTTACATTGAGTCTTATTCTCAGCATTTTGGAATACAGCCTAAGTTTAAGCAAGTTGTGGAGAGAGCTGAGTTTGATTCTTTGAGTGGTTTTTGGAGGGTTTATAGTCAAGATTGTGAGTATGTTTCAAGGTGGCTGGTTGTGGCAACAGGGGAGAATGCAGAGCCTTTTGTTCCTGAGATTGTTGGGATTGAGAGTTTTGATGGGCCTGTGGTGCATACAAGTGAGTATAAGTCAGGGGCTGAGTTTAAGAATCAGAGGGTTTTGGTTGTAGGGTGTGGGAATTCTGGTATGGAAGTTAGTATGGACCTCTGTAAGCACAATGCCATTCCTCATTTGGTTGTTAGAAACTCT GTGCATGTTCTACCTAGAGAGATGTTTGGGTGCTCTACCTTTGGAATAGCAATGACACTTCTCAAATGGTTTCCACTAAGATTAGTTGACAAGTTTCTTATACTAATGTGCAACTCTATCCTTGGCAAAACAGAGAAACTAGGTCTCAGAAGACCAAAAACTGGTCCAATTGAGCTCAAAAATGCTACCGGAAAGACACCTATTCTTGATGGAGGAGCTTTGTCACATATAAAATCTGGTAATATTAAG GTAATGGTAGGAGTGAAAGAGATAACAAGTAATGGGGCCAAATTCATGGATGGACAGGAGAGAGAATTTGATGCTATAGTATTGGCAACAGGCTACAAAAGCAATGTGCCATTTTGGCTTAAG GGGAGCGAATTATTTACACAAGACGGTTTGCAGAAAACATCGAATGGTAGTGTTTGGAAAGGAGAAGAAGGTTTATATACAGTGGGATTTAGCAAAAGAGGCCTTCTAGGTACTGCATCAGATGCACTTAACATTGCTAGAGATATTGCTGATCAACTGAAGAAATTTAAAGACTGCAAGAATAGCTGTAGCTCTGTTGCTATCTTATGA